The sequence CAATTGGATCATTGATCTTGACATTTTGCCCCGCTTTGACAAAAAATTTTTCAAGCGTTCCTGCCGACCATGGCGTGACTGCAACTGTTTGATCAGCGCGGCTTGTGCCAATAGCGGTTAAATGATCATTTATGATTTCTTTTTTGGCGGGCTCAACCACCACAAGCGCAGAGGCATTGCCACCGCCTGATTTTTGGTTAGGGTTTTGCGCCATAGCTGGCGCGGTAAAAAGCGGCATCGCCATTAATGATGCTAAGGCACTAACTGTACCTAAAGCGGCAACCGTTAATATGGTTTTGCCAATTTTCATCCATTCAGCCCTTTGATTTTATGTGTTCAAATATTGCATTCATGCAGCATTGAAATTTTTATGATGTATGTCACAACGCTCGAATAAGTATTAATATTATGCAAGTTTAATGCGGCTATATGACAACAAGCCAGTCAATTAGATTTTAGCTTTTCTAGTCGGTTTTTATTTAAGGTCATTAATCGCTATTTATAAAGTGTAACGGGATTCAGCCCATTGTTTTATTTATATAAATTCTAAAAGTTAAAGTCGTCTTTCTGATCATATTCCGATATGCTTTGACATATTTTTGGTAAAGATACCTTTAATCATCAAGTTAAATAATTTTAATGCTTACAAAATACACGACTATATGCGCTAGTTTAGATCACCTCGATATTATTGCCTTTAAAAGAATCATAATTATTTCTCGCCTGTTTTAAAAATGCCCTTTTGATAAAGCCAATATTTGATAAAGCCAGTGAGATAATTTAACCGTTCCAATACTTTGCTTAAAAGCATAATAGCAGCGCCGTATCGATTAGCGAAAAATGGCATTTATAAAATTTATCAATAAATTCATTGGTTTGACTTTTTTCTCTTGATGTACTCCACCCGAGAGGAAATTCAAGGGGCAAAAATATTGCATAAAGCCAAAACTATTGCCAAACAAAAAACGGGCATTGCAATTTGTTCTGATCACTTTAATGTGTCATAATCAACACAAGCGCCAGTTAAATTTTGGTAATGAAACCAGAATAGCGGAAAACCATCTTTTCTTGGTGCTCTTTATGTTTCGTCGCCTGATAAAATTGATTATAAGCAAAGCTATCATTTATTTGGATTATTTTTCATGACATTAAATACTAATGAAACCGCGACTGATGGCATGGATATGTCAAGCCAAGATGACTTGGCAGGTCTGGTTCCATCGTTAAATATTAACGCCTCTCATGAAAATAAAATTCCGTTTTTCTCGCGTATTCGCACACGCTTGTTGCTTTTGATGGTGCTTTCAGTTCTCATTACTGAAATTTTGGCCTTTATTCCCTCCATTGCCAATATGCAAAGCCGTTGGCTTGAAAATCAGACCAAATCGGCTATGGCGCTATCTTATGTTTTACTTAATGAAGACAGAATTGTGCTTGATCAGGAGGTGCAGCATAGGGTTCTTTCGGCAACGAAAGCCCTTGCTTTGACTGTAACCCGTGATGATGGTTCGATTGTAGCTATAAGGCTTAATGGGCAGGAATATTCCGTCGACAAGAATATTGATTTGAATAATTATAGTGAAACTCAGTCAGTCATTAGCGGTGTGACAACACTTTTTTCTAGTACGCCTAAAATTATTCGTCTTTTTGCGCGTACCGATGATAGCAATCAGGTATTTTCGATGACCTTCACCAATAGCGAGTTGCGTGAAGAAATGCTGCGTTTTACATGGCAATTTGCGATAATTTCACTCACCATTGCCATTGTTGCCACCACGATTATTTACCTTATTGTTTATGAATTATTGGTGCGCCCCTTGCGTGCTATCTATTTTCATATGCTTGATTTTGTTGCCGAGCCTGATAATCCTAACCGCATCATTGTGCCAGAAAATCGCCGTGATGAGATGGGGGCAGCGCAACGGCGTATTGCGGCAATTGAAGTTGAATTGCAACAAAATTATGTGCGGCAAAAACATCTTGCTAATCTTGGGCTTGCGGTATCGAAAATTAATCACGATATGCGTAATATCCTAGCTTCGGCGCAATTGATTTCAGACCATTTGGCTGAGGTGAATGATCCGCTAAGCAAACGGCTAACCCCTAAATTAATCCATACCATCGATCGGGCAATCAACTATACGCAAAGTATTATTGCTTATGGTCGAATGCAGGAGCAAAGACCCAATTTGCAATTAGTTTCTTTGCATGCCCTTATTGATGATATAAGGGATAGTCTTGCTGTATCAGGACGAGAGCTCGTGAATATCCACAATAAGGTTGCAGAAGATTTCGAAATGTTGGTCGATAGTGAACAGCTCAACCGTGTTCTTACCAATCTGTTTCGAAATGCTGTGCAAGCCATGACCTCGCCGGCAGAAATGGAAAAGGATAAGTCCCGCGATATTACGGTAACCGCCCATTATGAAGGTAAATCGGCGATTCTTGATATTGTTGATAATGGACCAGGATTGCCGGCAAAAGCCAAAGAACATCTTTTTACGCCCTTTGATGGTAGTACCGGACATGGTGGCACAGGTCTTGGTTTAGCAATCTGTCTTGAATTGGTGCGCGCTCATGGTGGTACAATCGAGCTTATTGATGATTGTAAGGTCGGAACGCATTTCAGGATTCGTATACCAATGGCTGTAAATAATGTGGCAAAATGGTATGGCACTAAAAAAAGCGCCTAATCCTTTGGTGTGTGGATATTTTTTTATAAAATTTATTTGTTATAAATCAATGTTTTAAATTTTTTTTTATAAAAATTTGATTTTTTTTGAAATTTGGTCTTGCAATTATCCAACGAACCCTTTAGACACCGGCAAGCGCAACGCAGTGACGTTGCCAGGGCATGCACCCGTAGCTCAGCTGGATAGAGCACCAGACTACGAATCTGGGGGTCAGGAGTTCGAATCTCTTCGGGTGCGCCACTTTTCTCTTAAAATTTCCAAATTTTTAAAAAGTTAATAATGATATATTGTGCGTAACATTTTATGATTGCATAATATGTGGCTTTGTATTTTTACTTTGAGTGATTTTGTTCATAGATTGCTCTGACACCAAGATAATTGCAGCTATATAAGCAATGGAAATTTTTTCCTTTAAGGTAAAGCAATAAATTGTCTAAAATTTCCCATAACGAAGTCTCATGCATTAAATTTTTTTTCACATAAATTTGCCATTCCTTTGCTGCTATATATTAGGTTATAGTCTTAATAGAACTATAGGGTATTATTGGAGGAAAGAATGAAGGCTGTCGGTTATTATAAATCACTACCAATTGACGATTCCCAATCTTTGATCAATGTCGATGTTGCTATGCCAAAAATTGGCGCGCAAGATCTTTTGGTTGAAATCAAGGCAATTTCGGTTAATCCTATTGATTATAAAACGCGCCTTGCTTCAGGCCCCTTTGATGATCAACCGCGTATTTTAGGTTTTGATGCAGCTGGTATTGTGACCGAACTTGGCAGTGAGGTGAGAGGCTTTAAACTAGGTGATGCTGTTTATTATGCTGGTGCAATAAACCGCCAGGGTTCTAACGCCCAATATCAAGCGATAGATCATCGCCTTGTTGCCTTAAAGCCAAAGACTTTGGATTTTGCAGCGGCGGCGGCAATTCCGCTAACCGCCTTAACGGCCTTTGAAATGCTATTTGACCGGTTACGGATCGATCAAGGGGTGCATAAGGGTAAAAATACCTTTTTAATGGTGGGTGCGGCTGGCGGCGTTGGCTCTATGGCTTTGCAATTAGCGCGGCTTAAAACTGATGCCTTGGTGATAGCCACCGCCTCACGCCAACAATCTCACGACTGGGCGCTTAAAATGGGCGCCGATCAAGTGATTGATTATACCAAGTCTTTTATTGAGCAGTTGCAAAAGCTAGGGCTTAACCATGTTGATTTTATTTTTTCAACCGCTAATTCTGAAGGCTATCAACCGCAATATGCCCAAATCATCGGGCCGCAGGGGCGCATTGGCTTGATTGATGGGCCTAAGACCTTTGATATTGTGCCATTTAAAGGCAAATCTGTTTCATTGCATTGGGAATCGATGTTTACGCGATCAATGTTTGAAACAAGTGATATTGGTCGCCAAGGTGATATTTTAAAGCAAGTGGCAGAGATGATTGATGATAAGTTGCTAACACCAACCGCGACTGATAGTTTATCACCAATTAATGCTGAAAATTTAAGGAAAGCTCATCGGTTGATGGAATCTGGCCAACATATTGGTAAATTGACTTTAAGCGATTTTTCTTAATGATTGCATTATCGCTAATGGTTTAACTCTAATGAATGATAAAGTTATATGATCCGTAAAAGCTTGTTTTCTGTCACTGTGTTGCTGTCTTTGCTTATAAGCCCTTTACTGGCTTATGCGCAAGATATGCGGCCGCAAGGGCGCTATTGCGGTAAGGTTTATCACAATGGCTATATGGTCAATGTTGAAATGACGCTTGAAATATCTCCAACGGGTAGTTTAACAGGCTCTATGCGTTATCGTGATGGTGAAGTGGTAACGGAAGGCAAATTAACGCAAATATCGCCGCCAGCGGGACAGCGTGAAACTTTAAAATGGGCTGATAAATATGGCACCGGCTATGCATTTTTGGAATTTAGTAGTGATTTTTCAACATTTACTGGTGCATGGGGATCATGGGCTGAAAGCCCTAAGCAGCCCACCAATCCTTGGACGGGTAAGCGTTGTAACGGATTTATCAGCTAAATTAATTAGTATTTTATAGGTTGAATATTTAGCTTAACGGTGCATTTTAGTACTTATAAAAATGCACCGATTTTTAGCATTGAACAAAACTATTTTATTGCGATTTCTGGAATAGGCTGTGACTTTATTTGTTTAATCCATTGTGCTGCCCAGCGGGCGGATTCAACTAAAACCGGCTTTGGTGCCTTAAACCATTCATCAGGCGAAATTTCGCGTTTTTCGCGCACAAAAGCAATGGCATCATCAATATCTGGAAATTCATTTTCAGCATTAATATGCAAAAACAACGCCATCATGATAACCGAGCGTGAACGTCCACCACGGCAATTAATCAGCACATTGCCACGCTTGCGGCATGGATAAGTAATTTTTTGCGGCAAAATTTGCTGAAAAGCAGCTTCAATTGTAAAATAACCGGCAATAAGTTGGGTGGCAGGATTTCCTGCTCCATCAATTAGGCCAATTTTATAATAGCGTATTTCTGCTGGGCCAAAATCGCGCTGGTGGGTGGTGCGGTCGGCTTGACTATCGGTAACAAAATTAAAATCAAGATTAACCGCGCAATTAATAACCGTGGTAATATCCAAGCTTTTTAGAAGATGGATATCAGCGGCCCCCTCTTTGCCAGAAAGATAAAGATCTTTGCCATAAGGAGCAAGGTTTTGATAAATAAGGCTGAGATAAGGTAAGTCCAAATCTCCCTTTTCAACCTGATGCGCTTTTATCATAATATTCCAAATCCAGCTTGGCTTTTTAAAAGCCAATAATATTTCAATAGTGTCTCTTTAATAAAAAACTGGTAAAAATCCAAATTAATTTTTTAATTAGCGTCATTTGCTTGGGGATTAAGAAAGTATAATACTTTACACTTCCTTTTTTTATTTGATCAATTATAATTTTTTTCAAATGTTAAGCTGTATAAATTTATATTAGAGTTTAATAATAGTAAAAAATTAGCGTTTATAATTCATTCGCCAAAAATCTTGCCAATCCTCTCGTTTATCCCAATCATCAAGACTGGTTGCCATATCATAATCAAAAAGCTGGTTGCGATAGGCACCAATGCCCGATGGTTCATTTTTTGGTAAAGCAACTGATTGATTGGTGGAAATTTTTCCATCAACAGCCTGTGGCTCAATGCCCTCAGCTGTTAGCGCGTAATGAAGGAAGAGTTTTGCACTATTGGGGCTTTTTGTGCCGGTGGCTATAAGACCAATGCTTGGGTAAAGCCAACCCATATGCGGCTTAAGGCCAGTGCAAAGACCAAGGGTCATGCCTTTTTCTTTATTGTCGCGAAATTTAGCGGTACTGACCAGTGCTAAAAAAGGCTCTTTTTGGCCTGAAGCTGCAACCGCATCGGCCGCCGCAGAGTCTGAATCTGTGAGCAAAGGGCCATTTTGTGCTAAAGCTTTGATCCATGCAGCTGTTGCACTTTTTTCATCGGTTTGAATTTTTTTGCCAAATTGTGCTTCATAGGCTTTACGCATGGCTTCATCGCCATGGCTTTCTAATTGGTTAAACCAATCAACATAAGCGCTTTTACCCAAAGGATCTTGCATGGCAACACGGCCGCGCCACTCACTTTCAGTCAGCTGCCAGACATTATCAATCGGGCATTTATCATAAAGGGCGGTATTATAAACCCAAACATTGGGGCTATTTACAATGGTGAGTGGATCGCGATATTTTTCTGGCACATCATTGGCAAGATCTTGCGGAAACCAGCTCATTGCAAATTTTTGTGGGATAAGCTGCGCCATGGCAGCAGGAGCATCACTAATGATTGACACATCACCTTGAATATTATTGGCGCGCGCTTCGCGGATGAGCATTTCAAGCTGTGCGGTGGCTTTGACTTTGCGACCTTCCGCTTTAAGTCCGTATTTTTGACTAAAGCCTTTTGCCATTTCAATGATTTTGCCTGTACTGTCATAAATGACAATTGGTGCTTCATTCTTGGCAGCTTCTTGCAACGCTGCAAGTGTGTCATTGCTTTGTGCAAGATTACCGTTGCTTTGCGCAAGAGCCGAGGTCGCAATAAGGCTCAAAAAACCAACAGCCAAAATCTTTAAAGGTGATTGGCGTTTGGTTGATATTTTAGTGCCCGAAATTTTTAACATAGTTTGTTTGTTTACCACGGTCATCTCACCTTATTGAGCAAGCGTTGATTTTAAAGATTTAATTCAATTTATATCATCCAACTATTGCAATTGCGCGACTCTTGAGCCAGTTTGATCAAAGCCATGCTGGTTTTTGGCTTGAATAGCAATGGCAACCTTGCTGCCTGTTTCATAATTGGGTGGCTGATGGGTGGAGGCAAAAACCGTGTGACCATCCTTGTTTAACTCAATAATCCAATTGCCGCCGGTTGGCAAAATGCCGGTTACCATCATATCAGCCTTAAAAACATTTTCGTTATGCGTTATGTCCTTTTGGGCTATTTCTATTGCTTCCGGCCTAAAGCCAAGCGCTGCGATATTATTTGAGTTTTGGCTATATTGCGCTAAATAGCGACCAATATCTTGGGCGATAGGCTTATCATTGGCGTCACTTAAATTAATAATATTAATTGGTGGGTTGCCAACAAATTCCGCAACAAAGCGGTTGGCGGGACGGTTATAAATATCATCGGGCGTGCCAATTTGTTGCAATGTTCCCTTATCCATAACCGCAATGGTGGTTGCCAAAGTCATTGCCTCCCATTGATCGTGGGTTACAAAAACAATTGTTGTTTTAAATGCATTATGAATGCGTTTTAGTTCTGCACGCATTTCAAGACGCAAACGCGCATCAAGATTGGAAAGTGGCTCATCAAGCAGCAATATGCCTGGATTTATCGCCAACATGCGGGCAAGGGCAACACGCTGTTGTTGGCCGCCAGATAATTGAGATGGATAACGGTCACGATATTGTTCAATATCCAAGGCTTTCATGACACGCTCAACTTGCGCTTCGCGTTCAAGCTTTGGCACCTTGCGTAAGCGCAAGCCAAAATCGGTGTTGCGTTCAATGGTAAGATGCGGCCAAAGCGCGTAGCTTTGAAAAACCAAACCCATTTCACGCTTTTCCGGCGGTATAAAAATACCTTTTTGAACGCTGTCCACGATACGATCATCAATCAGTAATTCACCATCAGATAGATTTTCAAGGCCAGCAATCATGCGCAGCGTTGTGGTTTTACCGCAACCTGATGGCCCAAGCAGACACATGAAATCACCATTGGCAATTTCAAGATCAAGATTTGAAACGGCTTTCTGCCCATTTTTCGCATAGGATTTTTGCGCATTTTGAAGTTTAATTGTCGGCATTAGCTTCCTAATCCTTCTGCAAGATTTGTTTTGGTAAGTTTTTGGGCGGCAAGGGTTGAAAAATAGGCAATGGCAGCAATGATAAGTACTACGGCATTGGCGGCTTGTGTATAATTATAATCAACAAGGCGCAGTGAAAACGTGGTTAGCACATCGGTACTTGGCACAGCCAAAATGACAAAAAGGCTAAGGCTTTTAATGCCAGAAATAAATGGCAAGAGGATACCAGTGACAAGCGAGCTTTTTTGTATGGGGATAATCACTGTTATCATACGGCGCAACCAACCCGCGCCTGATATTTGGGCAGCTTCCTCGGGGTCTTTGCCAAGTTGGCTCATCGCAGCAATTCCAGCCCGTGATGCATAGGGCATTTGATCGGCAATGAGTGCCAAAAGCAAAATGGTAAGCGTTCCGTAAAGCGCAGGAATGGGACCGCGTGCAATGGCAAAGAGAGAAAGATAAGCCGCAGCAAAAGCAACGCCAGGCACAAGATAGGGTAAAAAGGTAACTTGCCGCAAATAAAAGCTCAAACTTCGTAGCGGTGTGCGAATAACCACATAACCAACAATTAAACCTAATAGACCTGAAACAATTGAAGCGATGCCAACAATTTTTAAGGTATTGTAAAAAGCTGCCCATAATTCATGAGTTAATAAAATACCCGATTGCATGGCAACCGTACCAAGATTTTGGCCAATCCAAAAATCAAGCGTGAAATTATCAAGAGTAAATTTACCCGGAATTTTCATCACCGTTGACAGGATCAGCGCGATTAATGGCAAGGCAACGCTAATGGCAAAAATAAAGCTGGCGAAGACGGTGGCAGTCATACGCCAACGGCCAAGATGATTAGGCCTATTCATTGAACCCTTGCTGCCAATTGTCACAAAGCGGCGGGCTTCACGCACCAAACGTGCATCAATGAGCAAGGTTATGATGCCAAGTATCATAATTGCGGCGGCTAAAACTCCAGCAACGCCAGTTTGTCGAGATTCCAATGAGCGAAAGAGCGAGGTGGATAGGACTTGGTAATTAACCGGCAAGCCTAAAACATAAGGCACACCAAATTCGCCAAGGCATTTAGCAAAGATTAAAACAAGGGAGGAGAGTAAAGCTGGACGCATTAATGGAATGATAATTTTCCAGCTTATTTGCAAACGATTTGCTCCTAAAATACGGGCAGAATCTTCCAATTGCGAGTCAAAACGTTGCAGGGCAGAGCCAAAAAGCAGGATAACAAATGGCACATAATGCAAAACCATGATGATGGTAATCGGTATAGAACCATAGGCAATCCAATTGGGTGGGCTAAGACCAATGGTTTCAAGCCAGCCGGGTTGGCCTCCAACCGTTCGGTTTTTAAACACTGTTGTCCATGCCAATGCAAATGTCCATTCGGGCAGCATATAGGGGACAATAAGCGCGGTTGCAAACCATTTACGGCCAAACATATCGGTGCGGCTGACGAGCCAACCCAAAATACCACCTAAAAGCCCACTCCAAAAAATAACAACAGCCGCAATCATTAAAGTATTGAGTAATGGCCGCCAGAAAAGATCAATTGATATTGGTGAAAAAAGCACCCGCAATATATAATAATCGGTAAGTGTGCCAGCATCTTGGCCAAGACGGCGTTCATGACCAAATTGAACCGTGACTGCATCAATTAAAATAGAAATAATCGGCAATACAATAAGATAGGTAAAAATAATTGCTAAGATTATGCCGATAATCGTTGTTGGTTCATGAAAAGCAATTTTGATGCGATAGCGTAAGCGTTGCCAAAAATGTGTAGATAAGCAAGGTGAAAGGGATGGCGTTATGGAACCTGTCATATCCTTATCAATGGGGGATGCTAAGGGCTTAATTGTCATAACCTATCCAGTAAGGGTTGCTCTAAAACACCAATGAGACACAAATTTTTCAAGTTGATTTGGTACTATTGCTGCGAAATTTTTGAATGAACCGGCATAGGCCGTGAAAATATTGCAATGAGGATTGGGTCAGTGTGCAGGATTTTCAAAGCCTATATTTTAAGAATTAAAATGAGCGCTGGAGACGGATGATACCAGCAACAGCATGGCGTCCTTTTTGCGATTGTTGGACGCGATAAAGACCATCATTGGTTTTATAACCATAATCATCATTGAAATTTGCATAGGCAATTTCAGGTGTTAGCACGAGGCCAGACGTAATTTTAATTTTAACATTGGCAGAAGTAACAAAAGTACCAGCATCTTCGTAAGCGGCTTGATAATTAAAGGACAGCTTTTTGGAAATATCATAAGTGCCGCCAATCCAAGCAGCCCAATCGCCGCCCCAATCGCCATAGGCGCTATTAATCTGGCGATAAACGCCTAATCGACGGCTACCATCAGCAAAGGTTTTTATGCCATTGCTACCAAAGGATTTATCAACGTTATAATAATCATCGGCAGTTTTATAGGCAGCCATTGCCCAGAAAAAAGCTTTATCTGTGAGTTGTAGATTTAGCCGCACGCGCATTGCCCATTCTTGATAATAGGAATCATAGGCGGCAACACCAGCGATAGAACCCCATTTTTGGCTATATTTTAAACCCGTCACAATATGGGGGGTATAGTCGTCAATTTGTTGGCGTAACGCATAGGCATGGCTTACAAATGGTTTGCCAGTATTATCCATTCTGTATTGATAGCCAGTGCTTTCACTACCATAGCCTTGTTCAAGCGCAATAATGGCAGAAATGCCGTTTTTATTCTCATAGGTATAGCTAATCGCATTGGTGCGATGGCTAGCAGGCCCGATAACATCGTCTGTCAAAACATCGCCATAACCGTCGGTCCATTCATAAAAAGCGGTTTCAGTAAGGCCAATGCGCAAGCCCGCAAGATCAATATAACCGCGCCGTAATTGGCCAGCAGAACCATCCTTACCATCTTTCCATTCCGAGCGCAGGCTGATTAAGGTGGTCATCGTTCCAAGTTCGGTATCGGATTTTGTTTCAAATTTTAATTCAGCACGGGTTTTTGAGCGATATGTGTCATTCTGGTCACCAAAAGCTTTGCTGACCGTTTCGCCACCAACATCGTCACCAACTGCAATTTCATGGCGGACATAGCCAGAAATTTTCATACAGGTTTCAGTGCCAGGAATATAATAATAGCCTTTGCCATAAGCATCGCAAACACGAATATAATCAATCGGCTCAGCCGTTGGAGCATCTTGAGCTTCTGCATTGTGGAGCAAAGCTATTGATAATAAAGTGGCTGGCAAAATTGCCTTTAAGGGCTTCATTTTTTGAGTCCTGACAAAGAGCGTTCATGGTGCATCACAAAATTGCAATTTGTAAATAAGCAATAAATATCCTTTGTTAACCTTGCTAGAGGATAACAACATTGCCGATTTTGTTTTAGCAAATTTTATAATGATTAAGTTGTAATATTTTCTACGGTATGTATTTTTTGAAATTATATTAAATCTTGAGTAATAATTAAAAAGTTTATTTTAATTGGTAAAAATACTCATAGTTGCTCTATAGATCAAAATTATTACATTTTTTTTACAGTTATGAATAAAAATAGGATTTTTAATATTATAAATATTAAATATTTTTGGGCTGTTCGGACATTTTGAAAATACTTTAAAATATCCGAATTTATTTTTATGATTATGGTTCGCTGAAATTTAACTATTACTTATAAAGATCAATTTTATGTTCAAATTGTTGGATTTGGGCATTGTTACGTTCAATAAATTGATCAAGACGGCAAAGTTGTTGTTCTTTATCTTTAAGACAATCTGCATCACCAAAATCTTGTGATAATGGAGCATTATTGCCATTAAGCTCAGTCAAGTTGCGCCATTGATCAAGCGAGCG comes from Bartonella sp. HY038 and encodes:
- a CDS encoding iron ABC transporter permease, which produces MTGSITPSLSPCLSTHFWQRLRYRIKIAFHEPTTIIGIILAIIFTYLIVLPIISILIDAVTVQFGHERRLGQDAGTLTDYYILRVLFSPISIDLFWRPLLNTLMIAAVVIFWSGLLGGILGWLVSRTDMFGRKWFATALIVPYMLPEWTFALAWTTVFKNRTVGGQPGWLETIGLSPPNWIAYGSIPITIIMVLHYVPFVILLFGSALQRFDSQLEDSARILGANRLQISWKIIIPLMRPALLSSLVLIFAKCLGEFGVPYVLGLPVNYQVLSTSLFRSLESRQTGVAGVLAAAIMILGIITLLIDARLVREARRFVTIGSKGSMNRPNHLGRWRMTATVFASFIFAISVALPLIALILSTVMKIPGKFTLDNFTLDFWIGQNLGTVAMQSGILLTHELWAAFYNTLKIVGIASIVSGLLGLIVGYVVIRTPLRSLSFYLRQVTFLPYLVPGVAFAAAYLSLFAIARGPIPALYGTLTILLLALIADQMPYASRAGIAAMSQLGKDPEEAAQISGAGWLRRMITVIIPIQKSSLVTGILLPFISGIKSLSLFVILAVPSTDVLTTFSLRLVDYNYTQAANAVVLIIAAIAYFSTLAAQKLTKTNLAEGLGS
- a CDS encoding ABC transporter substrate-binding protein, yielding MLKISGTKISTKRQSPLKILAVGFLSLIATSALAQSNGNLAQSNDTLAALQEAAKNEAPIVIYDSTGKIIEMAKGFSQKYGLKAEGRKVKATAQLEMLIREARANNIQGDVSIISDAPAAMAQLIPQKFAMSWFPQDLANDVPEKYRDPLTIVNSPNVWVYNTALYDKCPIDNVWQLTESEWRGRVAMQDPLGKSAYVDWFNQLESHGDEAMRKAYEAQFGKKIQTDEKSATAAWIKALAQNGPLLTDSDSAAADAVAASGQKEPFLALVSTAKFRDNKEKGMTLGLCTGLKPHMGWLYPSIGLIATGTKSPNSAKLFLHYALTAEGIEPQAVDGKISTNQSVALPKNEPSGIGAYRNQLFDYDMATSLDDWDKREDWQDFWRMNYKR
- a CDS encoding porin, coding for MKPLKAILPATLLSIALLHNAEAQDAPTAEPIDYIRVCDAYGKGYYYIPGTETCMKISGYVRHEIAVGDDVGGETVSKAFGDQNDTYRSKTRAELKFETKSDTELGTMTTLISLRSEWKDGKDGSAGQLRRGYIDLAGLRIGLTETAFYEWTDGYGDVLTDDVIGPASHRTNAISYTYENKNGISAIIALEQGYGSESTGYQYRMDNTGKPFVSHAYALRQQIDDYTPHIVTGLKYSQKWGSIAGVAAYDSYYQEWAMRVRLNLQLTDKAFFWAMAAYKTADDYYNVDKSFGSNGIKTFADGSRRLGVYRQINSAYGDWGGDWAAWIGGTYDISKKLSFNYQAAYEDAGTFVTSANVKIKITSGLVLTPEIAYANFNDDYGYKTNDGLYRVQQSQKGRHAVAGIIRLQRSF
- a CDS encoding dual specificity protein phosphatase; this encodes MIKAHQVEKGDLDLPYLSLIYQNLAPYGKDLYLSGKEGAADIHLLKSLDITTVINCAVNLDFNFVTDSQADRTTHQRDFGPAEIRYYKIGLIDGAGNPATQLIAGYFTIEAAFQQILPQKITYPCRKRGNVLINCRGGRSRSVIMMALFLHINAENEFPDIDDAIAFVREKREISPDEWFKAPKPVLVESARWAAQWIKQIKSQPIPEIAIK
- a CDS encoding sensor histidine kinase; amino-acid sequence: MTLNTNETATDGMDMSSQDDLAGLVPSLNINASHENKIPFFSRIRTRLLLLMVLSVLITEILAFIPSIANMQSRWLENQTKSAMALSYVLLNEDRIVLDQEVQHRVLSATKALALTVTRDDGSIVAIRLNGQEYSVDKNIDLNNYSETQSVISGVTTLFSSTPKIIRLFARTDDSNQVFSMTFTNSELREEMLRFTWQFAIISLTIAIVATTIIYLIVYELLVRPLRAIYFHMLDFVAEPDNPNRIIVPENRRDEMGAAQRRIAAIEVELQQNYVRQKHLANLGLAVSKINHDMRNILASAQLISDHLAEVNDPLSKRLTPKLIHTIDRAINYTQSIIAYGRMQEQRPNLQLVSLHALIDDIRDSLAVSGRELVNIHNKVAEDFEMLVDSEQLNRVLTNLFRNAVQAMTSPAEMEKDKSRDITVTAHYEGKSAILDIVDNGPGLPAKAKEHLFTPFDGSTGHGGTGLGLAICLELVRAHGGTIELIDDCKVGTHFRIRIPMAVNNVAKWYGTKKSA
- a CDS encoding zinc-binding alcohol dehydrogenase family protein; its protein translation is MKAVGYYKSLPIDDSQSLINVDVAMPKIGAQDLLVEIKAISVNPIDYKTRLASGPFDDQPRILGFDAAGIVTELGSEVRGFKLGDAVYYAGAINRQGSNAQYQAIDHRLVALKPKTLDFAAAAAIPLTALTAFEMLFDRLRIDQGVHKGKNTFLMVGAAGGVGSMALQLARLKTDALVIATASRQQSHDWALKMGADQVIDYTKSFIEQLQKLGLNHVDFIFSTANSEGYQPQYAQIIGPQGRIGLIDGPKTFDIVPFKGKSVSLHWESMFTRSMFETSDIGRQGDILKQVAEMIDDKLLTPTATDSLSPINAENLRKAHRLMESGQHIGKLTLSDFS
- a CDS encoding ABC transporter ATP-binding protein gives rise to the protein MPTIKLQNAQKSYAKNGQKAVSNLDLEIANGDFMCLLGPSGCGKTTTLRMIAGLENLSDGELLIDDRIVDSVQKGIFIPPEKREMGLVFQSYALWPHLTIERNTDFGLRLRKVPKLEREAQVERVMKALDIEQYRDRYPSQLSGGQQQRVALARMLAINPGILLLDEPLSNLDARLRLEMRAELKRIHNAFKTTIVFVTHDQWEAMTLATTIAVMDKGTLQQIGTPDDIYNRPANRFVAEFVGNPPINIINLSDANDKPIAQDIGRYLAQYSQNSNNIAALGFRPEAIEIAQKDITHNENVFKADMMVTGILPTGGNWIIELNKDGHTVFASTHQPPNYETGSKVAIAIQAKNQHGFDQTGSRVAQLQ